Proteins encoded in a region of the Zea mays cultivar B73 chromosome 2, Zm-B73-REFERENCE-NAM-5.0, whole genome shotgun sequence genome:
- the LOC103646383 gene encoding probable fucosyltransferase 7, whose translation MAARWQPGSKSRSSALRPTVLVAAASVAAVLLTAAVLFGARWTPSSDAETWVSAGVRVVMNAMSDKGGIPLATVPNPGDRLLGGLLSPDFDDSSCLSRYRASLYRRASLHALSPHLVSALRRYESLHRLCAPGTPAYARATERLRASPNASGDGADPSSSGARCNYLVWTPNAGLGNRILSIASGFLYALLTDRVLLLHSSSSHDLGDLFCEPFPGSTWILPEKDLPAVHEGLSTRTNASLGNTLRRGEALRGAPWLYVHLLHNYNVQDKLFFCDEVQAELRRVPWLVFQADNYFAPGLFLVPRHERELARMFPRRDAVFHHLGRYLFHPSNAVWGMVTRYHGSYFARADERVGVQVRVFKWAPISTDQFYAQILKCAEHENILPGVSVPRANTTAAAVGSAAQPAKRKAVVVVSLYNEYSEKLSELYHEHGAAGGEAVSVFQPTHLGEQRFGDRQQDQKALAEMVLLSFADVLVTTGVSTFGYVSQGLAGLRPWVLMPPNHGKAPDTPCRLAPTIEPCFHSPPNYDCRAKARGDTGRMVRHIRHCEDFPQGVQLLQS comes from the exons ATGGCGGCGCGGTGGCAACCCGGCAGCAAGAGCAGATCGTCGGCCTTGCGACCGACGGTGCTGGTGGCCGCGGCGAGCGTGGCGGCCGTCCTGCTCACGGCCGCCGTCCTCTTCGGGGCCCGATGGACGCCTTCCAGCGACGCCGAAACATGGGTCTCGGCCGGAGTCCGCGTCGTCATGAACGCCA TGTCTGACAAGGGCGGCATCCCGTTGGCGACGGTGCCGAACCCCGGCGACAGGCTCCTCGGCGGTCTCCTCTCGCCAGACTTCGACGACAGCTCCTGCCTGAGCCGGTACCGAGCCTCGCTCTACCGCCGGGCGTCCCTGCACGCGCTCTCACCCCACCTCGTCTCCGCCCTCCGCCGGTACGAGTCCCTCCACCGCCTCTGCGCACCCGGCACCCCGGCCTACGCACGCGCCACGGAACGCCTGCGCGCCTCTCCCAACGCCTCTGGCGACGGCGCTGACCCCTCCTCATCCGGCGCCCGGTGCAACTACCTCGTGTGGACACCGAACGCGGGCCTCGGCAACCGCATCCTCTCCATCGCCTCCGGCTTCCTCTACGCGCTCCTCACCGACCGCGTGCTGCtcctccacagcagcagcagccacgacCTGGGCGACCTCTTCTGCGAGCCTTTCCCGGGGTCAACGTGGATCCTGCCGGAGAAAGACCTCCCCGCCGTTCACGAGGGGCTCAGCACCCGCACCAACGCGAGCCTCGGGAACACGCTGCGACGTGGCGAGGCGCTCCGCGGGGCGCCGTGGCTCTACGTGCACCTGCTGCACAACTACAACGTCCAGGATAAGCTCTTCTTCTGCGACGAGGTGCAGGCCGAGCTGCGCCGCGTGCCCTGGCTCGTGTTCCAGGCGGACAACTACTTCGCGCCGGGCCTGTTCCTGGTCCCGCGGCACGAGCGGGAGCTCGCGCGCATGTTCCCCCGCCGCGACGCCGTGTTCCACCACCTCGGCCGCTACCTCTTCCACCCCAGCAACGCGGTCTGGGGCATGGTGACGCGGTACCACGGCTCCTACTTCGCCCGGGCGGACGAGCGCGTGGGCGTCCAGGTGCGCGTGTTCAAGTGGGCGCCCATCTCCACCGACCAGTTCTACGCCCAGATCCTCAAGTGCGCGGAGCATGAGAACATCCTGCCAGGCGTCAGCGTGCCCAGAGCCaacaccaccgccgccgccgtgggCTCCGCCGCCCAGCCGGCCAAACGCAAGGCGGTGGTCGTCGTCTCCCTATACAACGAGTACTCTGAAAAGCTCAGCGAACTGTACCACGAGCACGGCGCGGCGGGCGGGGAGGCGGTGAGCGTGTTCCAGCCGACGCACCTGGGCGAGCAACGCTTCGGTGACCGGCAGCAGGACCAGAAGGCGCTCGCGGAGATGGTGCTACTCAGCTTCGCCGACGTGCTGGTCACCACCGGCGTTTCCACGTTCGGGTACGTCAGCCAGGGGCTGGCCGGGCTGAGACCGTGGGTGCTCATGCCCCCCAACCATGGGAAGGCGCCTGACACGCCGTGCAGGCTGGCCCCCACAATCGAGCCGTGTTTTCACTCGCCGCCGAACTACGACTGCCGGGCGAAGGCCAGAGGTGACACCGGCAGGATGGTCCGGCACATCCGGCACTGCGAGGACTTCCCACAGGGTGTCCAGTTGCTGCAGTCATGA